One Streptomyces fagopyri DNA window includes the following coding sequences:
- the mmsB gene encoding multiple monosaccharide ABC transporter permease encodes MSTDVTAKTPAPAPPGKSGPAAGEGLLQLILDGMRRNMRQYGMLFALGLIVVLFAVWTDGDLLLPRNVSNLVLQNSYILILAIGMMLIIIAGHIDLSVGSLTAFVGAIGAVLMVNHDISWPLALVLCLAIGAAAGAAQGFLIAYLGIPSFIVTLAGMLTFRGLTEIFLKGQTIGPFPEGLQKVANSFLPAVGPNTNYHNLTLLLGIALIAFVVFQEVRDRKRQQEFSLGVLPRNLFLLKLVALIAAVLTVTMLLASYKGAPVVLLILGVLVAGFGYLMRNAVIGRHIYAIGGNLPAAKLSGVKDKKVTFLVFLNMGMLAALAGLVFAARFNAASPKAGLNFELEAIAASFIGGASMSGGVGTVLGAIIGGLVLGVLNNGMNLVGIGSDWQQVIKGLVLLAAVGFDVWNKRKVGS; translated from the coding sequence ATGAGCACGGATGTGACCGCCAAGACGCCGGCCCCCGCGCCGCCGGGAAAGAGCGGGCCGGCCGCCGGTGAGGGCCTGCTGCAGCTGATCCTCGACGGCATGCGCCGCAACATGCGGCAGTACGGCATGCTGTTCGCCCTGGGTCTGATCGTGGTGCTGTTCGCCGTGTGGACCGACGGCGACCTGCTGCTGCCGCGCAACGTGTCCAACCTGGTGCTGCAGAACAGCTACATCCTGATCCTCGCGATCGGCATGATGCTCATCATCATCGCGGGCCACATCGACCTGTCGGTCGGCTCGCTGACGGCGTTCGTGGGCGCGATCGGCGCCGTGCTGATGGTCAACCACGACATCTCCTGGCCGCTCGCCCTGGTGCTGTGCCTGGCCATCGGCGCGGCCGCGGGTGCGGCACAGGGCTTCCTCATCGCGTATCTCGGCATACCGTCGTTCATCGTGACCCTGGCGGGCATGCTGACCTTCCGCGGTCTGACCGAGATCTTCCTCAAGGGCCAGACGATCGGCCCCTTCCCCGAGGGTCTGCAGAAGGTCGCCAACAGCTTCCTGCCCGCGGTCGGGCCCAACACGAACTACCACAACCTCACGCTGCTGCTCGGCATCGCCCTGATCGCCTTCGTGGTGTTCCAGGAGGTCCGCGACCGCAAGCGGCAGCAGGAGTTCTCACTCGGCGTCCTGCCCAGGAACCTCTTCCTGCTCAAGCTCGTCGCGCTGATCGCCGCCGTGCTCACCGTCACCATGCTGCTCGCCAGTTACAAGGGCGCTCCGGTGGTCCTGCTGATCCTCGGTGTCCTGGTGGCCGGCTTCGGCTACCTGATGCGCAACGCGGTCATCGGCCGGCACATCTACGCGATCGGCGGCAACCTCCCGGCGGCGAAGCTGTCGGGTGTGAAGGACAAGAAGGTCACCTTCCTGGTCTTCCTGAACATGGGCATGCTCGCGGCCCTGGCGGGTCTGGTCTTCGCCGCCCGCTTCAACGCGGCCTCGCCCAAGGCCGGTCTGAACTTCGAACTCGAAGCGATCGCGGCCTCGTTCATCGGCGGTGCGTCGATGAGCGGCGGCGTGGGCACGGTCCTCGGCGCGATCATCGGTGGTCTCGTCCTGGGCGTGCTGAACAACGGTATGAACCTCGTCGGCATCGGCAGCGACTGGCAGCAGGTCATCAAGGGCCTGGTACTGCTGGCCGCGGTCGGGTTCGACGTGTGGAACAAGCGCAAGGTCGGTTCGTAA
- a CDS encoding mandelate racemase/muconate lactonizing enzyme family protein, whose protein sequence is MRITGISTHVVGTPWRNLTYVQVHTDEGLTGVGETRMLGHTDALIGYLREAEANHILGSDPFAVEDLVRRMKYGDYGRAGEIVMSGIAVIEMACWDIKGKALGVPVWQLLGGKVTDRVKAYANGWYTTERTPEAYHKAAQEVVARGYRALKIDPFGTGHFELDHEATLYSVSLIEAVRDAIGPETELMLEMHGRFSPSTAVRLARELAPFKPAWLEEPVPPENLKALEKVAAKVDIPVATGERIHDRVEFRELFESQAVDIIQPDVGHLGGIWETRKLAATAEAHYVLVAPHNVGGPVLTAASLQVGFSTPNFKILEHFNDFADAEIKKIVKGAPQVVDGYFELSHEPGLGVELDVDAAAEFPQQQARFDLWADGWEQRRPKGAQ, encoded by the coding sequence GTGCGCATCACGGGAATCAGCACACACGTGGTCGGGACGCCCTGGCGGAACCTGACCTACGTCCAGGTGCACACCGACGAGGGCCTGACCGGAGTCGGCGAGACCCGCATGCTGGGCCACACCGACGCGCTGATCGGCTATCTGCGGGAGGCCGAGGCCAATCACATTCTCGGTTCCGACCCGTTCGCTGTCGAGGACCTCGTCCGGCGCATGAAGTACGGCGACTACGGGCGGGCCGGCGAGATCGTGATGTCGGGCATCGCCGTCATCGAGATGGCCTGCTGGGACATCAAGGGGAAGGCGCTCGGCGTCCCCGTGTGGCAGCTGCTCGGCGGCAAGGTCACCGACCGGGTCAAGGCCTACGCGAACGGCTGGTACACGACCGAGCGGACCCCGGAGGCCTACCACAAGGCCGCTCAGGAGGTCGTCGCCCGCGGGTACCGGGCCCTCAAGATCGACCCGTTCGGCACCGGCCACTTCGAGCTCGACCACGAGGCCACGCTCTACTCCGTCTCGCTCATCGAGGCGGTGCGCGACGCGATCGGCCCCGAGACCGAGCTGATGCTGGAGATGCACGGCCGGTTCTCGCCCTCGACCGCCGTCCGGCTCGCCCGCGAGCTCGCGCCCTTCAAGCCCGCGTGGCTGGAGGAGCCGGTGCCGCCGGAGAACCTGAAGGCGCTGGAGAAGGTGGCCGCCAAGGTCGACATCCCGGTCGCCACCGGTGAACGGATCCACGACCGCGTCGAGTTCCGCGAGCTGTTCGAGAGCCAGGCCGTCGACATCATCCAGCCCGACGTCGGTCATCTCGGCGGGATCTGGGAGACCAGGAAGCTGGCCGCGACCGCCGAGGCCCACTACGTGCTCGTCGCGCCGCACAACGTCGGCGGGCCGGTCCTCACCGCGGCCTCCCTCCAGGTCGGCTTCAGCACCCCCAACTTCAAGATCCTGGAACACTTCAACGACTTCGCGGACGCGGAGATCAAGAAGATCGTGAAGGGCGCCCCGCAGGTCGTCGACGGTTACTTCGAGCTGTCCCACGAGCCCGGTCTCGGTGTCGAGCTGGACGTCGACGCGGCGGCCGAGTTCCCGCAGCAGCAGGCCCGCTTCGACCTCTGGGCGGACGGCTGGGAGCAGCGCAGGCCGAAGGGGGCTCAGTGA
- a CDS encoding zinc-dependent alcohol dehydrogenase, with protein sequence MSTAVVVEAPGEHRLTAHEPVPPAAGEALVRVHAVGVCGSDREVYQGNRPEGYVRYPLTPGHEWSGTVAEVGAGVPAGLVDRKVVGEGFRNCQVCDRCHAGETTLCTAGYEETGFTQPGAMAATLTLPARLLHVLPDDADLTAAALLEPAACVAAAALKANARPGERVAVVGTGTLGMFAVQFLRAGSPAELLVVGTRPDRDKLSRTFGATDFRTKDQELPADFDVVVETAGSASAARTAASLLRRGGRLVLTGIPAPGAEGLDPTDLVVRQLEVHTVFGAPPEAWAHTVRVFGAGLLSPLPLVTHELPLTGFAEAIELAGSGDPSVGKVLLRP encoded by the coding sequence GTGAGCACCGCGGTCGTCGTCGAGGCGCCGGGCGAGCACCGGCTGACCGCCCACGAGCCGGTGCCGCCGGCCGCGGGCGAGGCGCTGGTCCGTGTGCACGCCGTCGGCGTCTGCGGCAGCGACCGCGAGGTGTACCAGGGCAACCGGCCCGAGGGGTACGTGCGTTATCCCCTCACTCCGGGCCACGAGTGGTCCGGGACGGTGGCGGAGGTCGGTGCCGGGGTGCCCGCCGGTCTCGTCGACCGCAAGGTCGTCGGTGAGGGCTTCCGCAACTGCCAGGTCTGCGACCGCTGCCACGCGGGCGAGACCACCCTGTGCACGGCGGGATACGAGGAGACGGGGTTCACCCAGCCGGGTGCGATGGCCGCCACCCTCACCCTGCCCGCGCGCCTGCTGCACGTCCTGCCGGACGACGCCGACCTGACGGCGGCGGCCCTGCTGGAGCCGGCCGCCTGCGTCGCGGCCGCCGCGCTCAAGGCGAACGCGCGCCCCGGCGAACGGGTCGCGGTGGTGGGCACGGGGACCCTCGGGATGTTCGCCGTCCAGTTCCTGCGGGCGGGTTCCCCCGCGGAGCTGCTCGTCGTGGGCACCCGCCCCGACCGGGACAAGCTCTCGCGGACCTTCGGCGCCACCGACTTCCGTACCAAGGACCAGGAGCTCCCCGCCGACTTCGACGTCGTCGTCGAGACCGCCGGGTCCGCGTCCGCCGCGCGCACCGCCGCCTCCCTGCTCAGGCGCGGCGGACGCCTGGTCCTCACGGGCATCCCGGCGCCGGGCGCCGAGGGGCTCGACCCCACCGATCTCGTCGTACGGCAGCTGGAGGTGCACACCGTGTTCGGGGCGCCGCCGGAGGCCTGGGCGCACACGGTGCGGGTGTTCGGCGCGGGGCTGCTCAGCCCCCTGCCGCTGGTCACGCACGAACTGCCGCTCACCGGGTTCGCCGAGGCCATCGAGTTGGCGGGGTCCGGCGATCCCTCGGTGGGCAAGGTACTGCTGCGTCCCTAG
- the mmsA gene encoding multiple monosaccharide ABC transporter ATP-binding protein, which produces MAGPVLEMRSIVKTFPGVKALSDVTLTVQQGEVHAICGENGAGKSTLMKVLSGVHPHGSYEGDILFESEVCTFKDIRASEQHGIVIIHQELALVPYLSIAENIFLGNEHATRGLISWSDTLRHASELLRRVGLDENPQTRVADIGVGKQQLVEIAKALSKKVKLLILDEPTAALNDEDSGKLLDLILELKNQGMTSIIISHKLNEIERVADSVTILRDGRTIETLDVKAAETTEDRIISGMVGRDLEHRFPERTPHHPEEGAAPALEIRDWTVFHPIDQQRKVVDDVSITVRRGEIVGIAGLMGAGRTELAMNVFGRAYGRYAGGTVLRDGAEIRTKTVSEAVGHGIAYVTEDRKHYGLNLIDTINRNITLSALGKVAKRGIVDEHEERQVSEGFRKSMNIKAPTVFEPVGKLSGGNQQKVVLSKWIFAGPEVLILDEPTRGIDVGAKFEIYTVIDKLAAEGKAVVFISSELPELLGMCDRIYTMAAGRLTGEFSRAEASQESLMRQMTKDKEVTR; this is translated from the coding sequence ATGGCGGGACCCGTCCTGGAAATGCGCTCGATCGTCAAGACCTTTCCCGGCGTCAAGGCGCTGTCGGACGTCACTCTGACCGTCCAGCAGGGCGAGGTCCATGCCATCTGCGGGGAGAACGGCGCCGGCAAGTCGACCTTGATGAAGGTCCTCTCCGGCGTTCACCCGCACGGAAGTTACGAAGGGGACATCCTCTTCGAATCGGAGGTCTGCACCTTCAAGGACATCAGGGCCAGTGAGCAGCACGGCATCGTGATCATCCACCAGGAGCTGGCCCTGGTGCCCTACCTCTCCATCGCGGAGAACATCTTCCTCGGCAACGAGCACGCCACCCGCGGGCTCATCAGCTGGTCCGACACGCTGCGGCACGCCTCCGAGCTGCTGCGGCGGGTCGGGCTCGACGAGAACCCGCAGACCCGGGTCGCCGACATCGGCGTGGGCAAGCAGCAGCTCGTCGAGATCGCGAAGGCGCTGTCGAAGAAGGTGAAGCTGCTCATCCTGGACGAGCCGACCGCCGCCCTGAACGACGAGGACAGCGGCAAACTCCTGGATCTCATCCTGGAGTTGAAGAACCAGGGCATGACCTCGATCATCATTTCCCACAAGCTGAACGAGATCGAGCGGGTCGCGGACTCGGTGACCATCCTGCGCGACGGCCGGACCATCGAGACCCTCGACGTGAAGGCCGCGGAGACCACCGAGGACCGGATCATCAGCGGCATGGTCGGCCGCGACCTGGAACACCGCTTCCCGGAGCGGACCCCGCACCACCCGGAGGAGGGCGCCGCGCCCGCCCTGGAGATCCGCGACTGGACCGTGTTCCACCCGATCGACCAGCAGCGCAAGGTGGTCGACGACGTGTCGATCACCGTGCGGCGCGGCGAGATCGTCGGTATCGCCGGGCTGATGGGCGCCGGCCGCACCGAACTGGCGATGAACGTCTTCGGGCGCGCCTACGGCCGCTACGCGGGCGGCACGGTGCTCAGGGACGGCGCGGAGATCCGGACCAAGACCGTGTCCGAGGCGGTCGGGCACGGGATCGCGTACGTCACCGAGGACCGCAAGCACTACGGTCTCAACCTCATCGACACGATCAACCGCAACATCACGCTCAGCGCCCTGGGCAAGGTCGCCAAGCGCGGGATCGTCGACGAGCACGAGGAGCGGCAGGTCTCCGAGGGCTTCCGCAAGTCGATGAACATCAAGGCACCCACGGTGTTCGAGCCGGTGGGCAAGCTGTCGGGCGGCAACCAGCAGAAGGTCGTCCTGAGCAAGTGGATCTTCGCCGGCCCGGAGGTGCTGATCCTCGACGAGCCGACCCGCGGGATCGACGTGGGCGCCAAGTTCGAGATCTACACGGTCATCGACAAACTGGCGGCCGAGGGCAAGGCGGTCGTCTTCATCTCCTCCGAGCTGCCGGAGCTGCTCGGCATGTGCGACCGCATCTACACGATGGCAGCGGGACGGCTGACCGGTGAGTTCTCGCGGGCGGAGGCCTCGCAGGAATCGCTGATGCGTCAGATGACGAAGGACAAAGAGGTAACGCGATGA
- a CDS encoding aldose epimerase family protein yields METSRRTIIAAAAAAGVTAATVGTAHAGTGAGKPVKELFGRLADGTKIHRWSLANGGTRLKVISYGGIIQSLEIPDRHGRYANVSLGYDNLASYVAGTTFFGATIGRYGNRIAGGRFTLDGKTYQLSVNDGVNSLHGGAKGFNTKVWDIEGFTSGSDVGLHLHYTSIDGEMGYPGTLRVKVTYTLTRHGDWRIDYEATTDKATVVNLTNHTYYNLAGEGRGGIYDHELTLAARRFTPTDAGLIPTGELAGVAGTPFDFRHAKPIGRDIRVGHPQLVTAKGFDHNWVLDKGVTARPEHIATLRDPGSGRTLKIATDQPGVQFYSGNFLDGTLVGTSGHTYRQGDGMCLETQHFPDSPNRPSFPSTVLRPGSTYRTTTVHSFSA; encoded by the coding sequence ATGGAAACCAGCAGACGAACGATCATCGCCGCAGCCGCGGCCGCGGGCGTCACCGCGGCCACCGTCGGCACCGCACACGCCGGCACCGGGGCCGGGAAGCCGGTGAAGGAGCTCTTCGGCAGGCTCGCCGACGGCACCAAGATCCACCGCTGGTCGCTCGCGAACGGCGGCACGCGTCTGAAGGTCATTTCCTACGGCGGGATCATCCAGTCCCTGGAGATCCCCGACCGGCACGGCCGCTACGCGAACGTCTCCCTCGGATACGACAACCTGGCGTCCTACGTCGCCGGTACGACGTTCTTCGGGGCGACGATCGGCCGCTACGGCAACCGCATAGCGGGCGGCCGTTTCACCCTGGACGGCAAGACCTACCAGCTCTCCGTCAACGACGGCGTGAACAGCCTGCACGGCGGGGCCAAGGGCTTCAACACCAAGGTCTGGGACATCGAGGGCTTCACCTCCGGGTCCGACGTCGGCCTGCACCTGCACTACACCAGCATCGACGGCGAGATGGGCTACCCGGGCACGCTCAGGGTGAAGGTGACCTACACCCTCACCCGGCACGGCGACTGGCGCATCGACTACGAGGCCACCACCGACAAGGCCACCGTCGTCAACCTCACCAACCACACCTACTACAACCTCGCCGGTGAGGGCCGCGGCGGCATCTACGACCACGAACTCACGCTGGCCGCGCGGCGCTTCACCCCCACCGACGCCGGCCTGATCCCCACCGGCGAGCTGGCCGGGGTCGCGGGCACCCCCTTCGACTTCCGGCACGCCAAGCCGATCGGCCGCGACATCCGGGTCGGCCACCCCCAACTGGTCACCGCCAAGGGCTTCGACCACAACTGGGTGCTCGACAAGGGCGTCACCGCCCGGCCCGAGCACATCGCCACCCTGCGTGACCCGGGCTCCGGCCGCACCCTGAAGATCGCGACCGACCAGCCGGGCGTGCAGTTCTACTCGGGCAACTTCCTGGACGGCACGCTGGTGGGCACCTCCGGACACACCTACCGGCAGGGCGACGGCATGTGTCTGGAGACCCAGCACTTCCCGGACTCCCCGAACCGTCCCTCCTTCCCCTCGACGGTGCTGCGCCCGGGCAGCACCTACCGCACGACGACGGTGCACTCCTTCAGCGCCTGA
- the chvE gene encoding multiple monosaccharide ABC transporter substrate-binding protein produces the protein MIMRNRRAALTAIAGAASLALSLSACGQSSDGGSKSDSKDIKGATIGISMPTKSSERWIGDGNNVVKDLQSKGYKTKLAFGEDDPDQQVSQIENMITQGVKALIIAAIDNKSMNNVLQQAADAKIPVISYDRLILGTKNVDYYASFDNTKVGELQAGYIVDKLGLKDGSKKGPFNIELFAGSNDDNNTKYFFQGAMNVLQPYIDKKQLVVKSGQTQLNQVTTLRWDGGTAQKRMDDILTSAYKTAHVDAVLSPYDGISIGILSSLKSDDYGSKGKPLPIVSGQDAELASVKSIIAGEQTMTVYKDTRELAKVASNMVDASLKGKKPEINDDKTYDNGTKVVPAYLLQPVSVDKTNYEKELVATGYYKDSDLK, from the coding sequence ATGATCATGCGCAATCGCAGAGCTGCCCTCACCGCCATAGCCGGCGCCGCGTCCCTCGCCCTGTCCCTGTCCGCCTGCGGCCAGAGCAGTGACGGCGGCAGCAAGAGCGACAGCAAGGACATCAAGGGAGCCACCATCGGCATCTCGATGCCGACCAAGTCCTCCGAGCGCTGGATCGGGGACGGCAACAACGTGGTCAAGGACCTTCAGTCCAAGGGGTACAAGACCAAGCTGGCCTTCGGTGAGGACGACCCCGACCAGCAGGTCTCGCAGATCGAGAACATGATCACCCAGGGTGTGAAGGCCCTGATCATCGCGGCCATCGACAACAAGTCGATGAACAACGTGCTCCAGCAGGCCGCCGACGCCAAGATCCCGGTGATCTCCTACGACCGCCTGATCCTCGGCACCAAGAACGTCGACTACTACGCGTCGTTCGACAACACCAAGGTCGGCGAGCTGCAGGCCGGTTACATCGTCGACAAGCTCGGCCTGAAGGACGGCAGCAAGAAGGGCCCCTTCAACATCGAGCTGTTCGCGGGCTCGAACGACGACAACAACACGAAGTACTTCTTCCAGGGCGCGATGAACGTCCTGCAGCCGTACATCGACAAGAAGCAGCTCGTCGTCAAGTCCGGCCAGACGCAGCTGAACCAGGTCACCACGCTGCGCTGGGACGGCGGCACCGCGCAGAAGCGCATGGACGACATCCTGACCTCGGCGTACAAGACGGCCCACGTCGACGCGGTGCTCTCGCCCTACGACGGCATCTCCATCGGCATCCTCTCGTCGCTGAAGTCGGACGACTACGGGTCCAAGGGCAAGCCGCTGCCGATCGTGTCCGGCCAGGACGCCGAACTCGCGTCGGTGAAGTCGATCATCGCCGGCGAGCAGACGATGACCGTCTACAAGGACACCCGCGAGCTGGCCAAGGTGGCCTCGAACATGGTCGACGCGTCGCTCAAGGGCAAGAAGCCCGAGATCAACGACGACAAGACCTACGACAACGGCACCAAGGTCGTCCCCGCGTACCTGCTCCAGCCGGTCAGCGTCGACAAGACCAACTACGAGAAGGAACTGGTCGCCACCGGCTACTACAAGGACAGCGACCTCAAGTAA